In Streptomyces sp. HUAS ZL42, the DNA window GCCTTCCCGGACCGAACGCGGACCTGTGGGACTGGCAGCTGCTGGCCGCCTGCCGCGGTGTGGACAGTTCGCTCTTCTTTCATCCGGAGGGCGAGCGCGGAGCGGCCCGGAGTGCTCGTGAGAACTCGGCCAAGGAGGTCTGCATGAGATGCCCGGTGCGCGCGCAGTGCGCGGCGCACGCGCTGGCGGTGCGTGAGCCGTACGGCGTGTGGGGCGGGTTGACCGAGGACGAGCGCGAGGAACTCATGGGGCGGGCGCGCAACCGACTGGTGCCGGCCTCGACGACCGGCGGAAACACCCCCTCGAACACTTGAAGGAACGTTTCTGCAATAAGATCGTTTCCACAACCGCGAAGGGCACGCGCATGCGTGCCCTTCATTTTTGTCGGCGGGCCGCCCGTCCCAGTTGCTCCAGCGTCGCCGCCACCGCCGGCACCTGGGCCAGGTCGGGCAGGGTGAGCGCGACGATCTCCCGCCGCACGGCAGGCTCCAGTGTCACCGTCCGTGCGCCCCGTGGCCGTACGGACTCGATCGCGAGCTGGGGCAGCACCGCGACACCGAGTCCGGCGCCGACCAGGCCGACGACCGCCGGGTAGTCGTCGGTCGCGAAGTCGATGCGGGGCGTGAAGCCCGCCCCCTCGCACACCTCGACCAACTGGCCGCGGCAGCGCGGGCAGCCCGCGATCCAGGGCTCTCCGGCGAGTTCCCCGATGGAGACGGAGTCCGCGCGCGCGAGCCGGTGGCGTTCGGGAACCAGACCGACCAGACGGTCCATGAGCAGGGGCCGTGCGACGAGGTCGTCCCATTCGTCGGCGGTCGCCGCGCCCTCGTACCGGAAGGCGAGCGCGATGTCGCACTCGCCCTCGCGGAGCATCTCGACGGACCGCGGCGGCTCCGCCTCGACCAGGGAGACCCGGGTGCCGGGGTGCGCGGCGCGCAGGGCGGCCAGGGCGGTCGGTACGAGGGTGGAGCTGCCGCTGGGGAAGGAGACGAGCCGGACCCGGCCGGCGCGCAGCCCGGCGATGGCGGCGACCTCCTCCTCGGCCGCGGTGAGCCCGGCGAGGATGCCGGCCGCGTGCCGCACCAGGGCCTCGCCCGCCTGGGT includes these proteins:
- a CDS encoding WhiB family transcriptional regulator; the encoded protein is MADFSRLPGPNADLWDWQLLAACRGVDSSLFFHPEGERGAARSARENSAKEVCMRCPVRAQCAAHALAVREPYGVWGGLTEDEREELMGRARNRLVPASTTGGNTPSNT
- a CDS encoding LysR family transcriptional regulator translates to MIEARHLRVLRAVATTGSFSAAGRELGCTQPAVSQQMKALEASVGTPLLVRNGREMRLTQAGEALVRHAAGILAGLTAAEEEVAAIAGLRAGRVRLVSFPSGSSTLVPTALAALRAAHPGTRVSLVEAEPPRSVEMLREGECDIALAFRYEGAATADEWDDLVARPLLMDRLVGLVPERHRLARADSVSIGELAGEPWIAGCPRCRGQLVEVCEGAGFTPRIDFATDDYPAVVGLVGAGLGVAVLPQLAIESVRPRGARTVTLEPAVRREIVALTLPDLAQVPAVAATLEQLGRAARRQK